In Paenarthrobacter sp. GOM3, a single window of DNA contains:
- a CDS encoding amino acid ABC transporter permease: protein MNWDLIWSSFGPLITGAVTGTIPLTLASFAFGLVLALLVALLRLSPNVVLSGIGRFYVSVIRGTPLLVQLFVIFYGLPSIGVKLDPWPSAIIAFSLNVGGYAAEIIRAAILSVPKGQWEAGHTIGMSRPQALLRIILPQAARVSVPPLSNTFISLVKDTSLASLILVTELFRNAQQIAAFSQEFMALYLQAALVYWVICLVLSTAQSAVERRLDRYVAH, encoded by the coding sequence ATGAACTGGGACCTCATCTGGAGCTCCTTCGGTCCCCTGATTACAGGGGCCGTGACGGGGACCATCCCCCTCACCCTCGCGTCCTTCGCTTTTGGCCTGGTGCTGGCCCTGTTGGTGGCCCTGCTGCGGCTGAGCCCCAACGTGGTTCTCTCGGGGATCGGTCGCTTCTACGTCTCAGTCATTCGCGGCACTCCCCTGCTGGTTCAGCTTTTCGTGATCTTCTACGGCCTGCCCAGCATCGGCGTCAAGCTGGATCCATGGCCCAGTGCGATCATCGCGTTCTCCCTGAACGTGGGCGGCTACGCTGCCGAAATCATCCGTGCGGCCATCCTCTCGGTGCCTAAAGGCCAGTGGGAGGCCGGACACACCATCGGCATGTCGCGCCCGCAGGCACTGCTGCGCATCATTCTTCCCCAGGCCGCCAGGGTGTCCGTCCCGCCGTTGTCCAACACCTTCATTTCCCTGGTCAAGGACACGTCCCTCGCATCCTTGATCCTGGTCACCGAACTGTTCCGCAATGCCCAGCAGATTGCTGCTTTCAGCCAGGAGTTCATGGCCCTGTACCTGCAGGCAGCACTGGTCTACTGGGTCATCTGCCTGGTCCTCTCCACCGCGCAGTCCGCCGTTGAGAGGAGATTGGACCGCTATGTCGCCCACTAA
- a CDS encoding DUF6314 family protein has translation MNHQQPTPDLRAYLAGSWNVERTLLDRASGTRGTFTGVVRYSGNADGGLDYREDGTMHWPTHSGAAFREYVLRPGAGPESMDVFFPDGRAFHVMSFSEQGHEDEHWCDPDDYRVSYSYEGPDSFSFAWDVRGPAKDLLLESHLKRQK, from the coding sequence TTGAACCACCAGCAGCCCACCCCGGACCTGCGGGCCTACCTGGCCGGCAGCTGGAACGTGGAGCGGACCCTCCTTGACCGGGCTTCCGGCACCCGCGGTACCTTTACCGGCGTCGTGCGTTACAGCGGGAACGCCGACGGCGGGCTGGACTACCGTGAAGACGGAACCATGCACTGGCCCACCCATTCGGGCGCGGCATTTCGCGAGTACGTCCTCAGGCCCGGGGCCGGTCCGGAGTCCATGGACGTTTTCTTTCCCGACGGGCGGGCCTTCCACGTCATGAGCTTCTCCGAGCAGGGCCATGAGGACGAGCACTGGTGCGATCCCGACGATTACCGCGTCAGTTACAGCTACGAGGGGCCGGATTCATTCAGTTTCGCCTGGGATGTCCGTGGTCCTGCGAAGGATCTGCTGCTCGAATCGCATTTGAAGAGGCAAAAATGA
- a CDS encoding amino acid ABC transporter ATP-binding protein, whose product MSPTNTPEPQAAPVLEARNLAKAFGSNQVLRDIDIDIRRGQVVALIGPSGSGKTTVLRSLNGLEIPDGGTVTFGQGDASGELAIDFGAKVGKKEVAALRDRSAMVFQHYNLFPHMTVLKNIIEGPVQVQKRPKAEAIAEAERLLERVGLADKRDAYPFELSGGQQQRVGIVRALALKPQLLLFDEPTSALDPELVGDVLGVIKELAEEGWTMVIVTHELAFAQHVADEVIFMDGGVVVERGPAAEVLRAPRQERTKLFVKRLQHDV is encoded by the coding sequence ATGTCGCCCACTAATACCCCGGAACCGCAGGCCGCCCCGGTACTGGAGGCGAGGAACCTCGCCAAGGCCTTTGGCAGCAACCAGGTACTGCGTGACATCGACATCGATATCCGCCGCGGCCAGGTGGTGGCCCTGATCGGGCCTTCAGGCTCGGGTAAGACCACGGTCCTGCGTTCGCTCAACGGGTTGGAAATTCCCGACGGCGGCACCGTCACCTTCGGCCAGGGTGATGCCTCAGGTGAGCTTGCCATCGATTTCGGGGCCAAAGTAGGCAAAAAGGAAGTGGCCGCCCTCCGCGACCGCAGCGCCATGGTCTTCCAGCACTACAATCTGTTCCCGCACATGACCGTGCTGAAGAACATCATTGAGGGGCCGGTCCAGGTCCAGAAGCGCCCCAAGGCCGAGGCCATCGCCGAGGCCGAACGGTTGCTGGAACGCGTGGGTCTTGCCGATAAGCGCGACGCCTACCCCTTTGAGCTTTCGGGCGGCCAGCAGCAGCGCGTCGGAATCGTCCGGGCGCTAGCCCTGAAACCCCAGCTCCTCCTGTTCGACGAACCCACCTCGGCCCTGGATCCGGAGCTCGTGGGTGACGTCCTAGGCGTCATCAAGGAACTCGCCGAAGAGGGATGGACCATGGTGATCGTCACCCATGAGTTGGCCTTCGCGCAGCACGTGGCGGACGAAGTCATCTTCATGGACGGCGGTGTCGTGGTGGAACGTGGCCCTGCTGCCGAGGTGCTGCGCGCACCCCGGCAGGAACGGACCAAGCTCTTCGTGAAACGGCTACAACACGACGTCTAG
- a CDS encoding DUF998 domain-containing protein — MKGHLTTAAPAGSFLPDVRSVRANIGGWAQLSVVQYFVAEAAVIQAWAGPEPYSRATGYISDLGAVSCGIYEDRSVCSPLHLLMNASFVVQGLGLVLGALFLTAGLLCVAARPGMPARRFRAATNTPAPVRVLTVPWLLAVGVRVLTGVAGVGTVLVGLIPEDLDSPWHFAGALMFFIGGGFALILLAVLWFRQTPVSWFLGACGLVCIGALTIGGVTGMDVPQPGTLERLMGYPVTVGLAAAGLVIAQRVQRHRRELKARGLKAGRSAG; from the coding sequence ATGAAAGGGCACCTGACCACAGCGGCTCCAGCCGGATCGTTCCTACCCGACGTGCGAAGCGTCCGCGCAAACATCGGAGGCTGGGCGCAGCTCAGCGTAGTCCAGTACTTCGTGGCCGAAGCCGCGGTGATCCAGGCCTGGGCTGGTCCCGAGCCCTACAGCAGGGCAACCGGGTACATCAGCGACCTCGGGGCGGTGTCTTGCGGTATCTACGAGGACAGGTCGGTGTGCTCGCCGTTGCATCTGCTCATGAACGCCTCGTTTGTGGTGCAAGGCCTGGGGCTGGTCCTTGGTGCACTGTTCCTCACTGCTGGGCTCCTGTGCGTCGCGGCGCGTCCGGGCATGCCCGCCCGGCGATTCCGGGCCGCGACCAACACCCCAGCTCCCGTTCGGGTGCTCACGGTCCCGTGGCTCCTGGCGGTCGGTGTTCGCGTCCTGACCGGGGTGGCCGGCGTGGGAACAGTGCTGGTGGGCCTGATACCAGAGGACCTGGATTCGCCGTGGCACTTCGCAGGGGCGCTCATGTTTTTCATCGGCGGAGGGTTCGCCCTGATCCTGCTTGCCGTGCTGTGGTTCCGGCAGACCCCGGTGAGTTGGTTCCTCGGCGCGTGCGGCCTGGTCTGTATCGGTGCGCTCACTATTGGCGGGGTCACCGGAATGGATGTGCCCCAGCCCGGCACCCTGGAGCGGTTGATGGGCTACCCCGTCACTGTCGGATTGGCAGCGGCGGGCCTGGTGATCGCCCAGCGGGTGCAGCGGCATCGCAGGGAGCTTAAGGCACGGGGGCTTAAGGCAGGGAGAAGCGCAGGGTGA
- a CDS encoding ABC-F family ATP-binding cassette domain-containing protein, whose product MTATLVAKDLAGGHGHRTLFSKLSLTVAPGDVVGVVGANGAGKSTLLRILAGVDQPQDGTVSLAPSDAFVGWLPQEHERTEGETIAAYIARRTGCAKATTEMESTAEALGSGAPGADDAYSLAFDRWMASGAADLEDRIPAVLADLGLELGTDSLMTGLSGGQAARVALAALLLSRFDVVLLDEPTNDLDLDGLARLESFVQGLRGGVVLVSHDREFLARCVTAVVELDLAQNSVAVYDGGYEAFLEERDIAKRHARERYEDYANTKADLVSRARTQREWSSQGVRNAMKKNPDNDKIRRAASTESSEKQAQKVRQMESRIARLTEVEEPRKEWQLQFSIGQAPRSSAVVATLRNVVARQGDFTLGPVSLQLNGGERIGITGPNGAGKSTLLRLLLGTQEPDDGDASMGASVAVGEIDQARGLLNGGSNLGDAVEAVLVDWNAADVRTLLAKFGLKADHTSRTVDSLSPGERTRAALALLQARGVNLLVLDEPTNHLDLPAIEQLEEALENYEGALLLVTHDRRLLENVRLDSRWHVDNGHVQELHHTPSQEK is encoded by the coding sequence ATGACTGCAACCTTGGTGGCCAAGGATCTTGCCGGTGGTCACGGCCACCGCACCCTTTTTTCGAAACTTTCCCTCACCGTAGCGCCCGGCGACGTCGTTGGCGTGGTGGGAGCGAACGGTGCGGGCAAATCGACGCTGCTGCGCATCCTGGCCGGTGTTGACCAGCCGCAGGATGGAACCGTCAGCCTAGCGCCGTCGGACGCCTTCGTGGGCTGGTTGCCGCAGGAACATGAACGCACGGAAGGCGAGACCATCGCCGCGTACATTGCCCGCAGGACAGGCTGCGCCAAGGCCACAACGGAGATGGAGTCCACAGCCGAAGCGCTCGGCTCCGGTGCTCCAGGAGCCGACGACGCCTACTCCCTTGCGTTCGACCGTTGGATGGCGTCCGGGGCCGCAGACCTCGAAGACCGTATCCCGGCCGTCCTGGCCGACCTCGGCTTGGAACTGGGTACCGACTCACTCATGACGGGCCTCTCCGGCGGACAGGCGGCCCGCGTGGCATTGGCCGCGCTGCTGCTCAGCCGCTTCGACGTGGTTTTGCTGGACGAACCCACCAACGACCTTGATCTGGACGGCCTCGCCCGGCTTGAGTCGTTTGTCCAGGGCCTGCGCGGCGGCGTGGTGCTGGTCTCCCACGACCGCGAATTCCTGGCCCGGTGCGTCACGGCCGTGGTGGAGCTGGACCTCGCACAGAATTCCGTCGCCGTATACGACGGCGGCTACGAGGCTTTCCTGGAAGAACGCGACATCGCCAAACGCCATGCCCGCGAACGCTACGAGGATTACGCAAACACCAAGGCGGACCTCGTTTCCCGCGCCCGCACGCAGCGTGAATGGAGCTCCCAGGGCGTCCGGAACGCCATGAAGAAGAACCCGGACAACGACAAGATCCGCCGTGCCGCCAGCACCGAATCCTCCGAGAAGCAGGCCCAGAAAGTCCGCCAAATGGAGTCCCGGATCGCCCGCCTCACCGAGGTGGAAGAGCCCCGCAAGGAGTGGCAGCTGCAGTTCAGCATCGGCCAGGCGCCCCGCTCAAGTGCCGTCGTCGCCACCCTGCGCAACGTCGTCGCGCGCCAAGGCGACTTCACGCTCGGGCCGGTGAGCCTCCAGCTCAACGGTGGTGAGCGCATCGGCATCACCGGGCCCAACGGTGCCGGCAAGTCCACACTGCTCAGGCTGCTGCTGGGAACACAGGAACCGGACGACGGCGACGCTTCCATGGGTGCCTCGGTGGCCGTCGGCGAGATTGACCAGGCCCGCGGACTGCTCAACGGCGGCAGCAACCTTGGGGACGCGGTTGAAGCTGTGCTGGTGGACTGGAATGCGGCGGACGTCCGTACGCTCCTGGCCAAGTTCGGCCTGAAGGCTGACCACACTTCCCGGACAGTGGATTCGTTGTCACCGGGGGAGCGGACCCGTGCCGCGCTCGCGTTGCTGCAGGCCCGCGGCGTGAACCTGCTGGTGCTTGACGAGCCCACCAACCATCTGGACCTCCCCGCGATCGAGCAGCTTGAAGAGGCGCTGGAAAACTACGAGGGCGCACTCTTGCTGGTCACCCACGACCGCCGCTTGCTGGAAAACGTACGGCTCGATTCGCGCTGGCACGTGGACAATGGCCACGTCCAGGAGCTCCATCACACCCCAAGCCAGGAGAAGTAA
- a CDS encoding ABC transporter ATP-binding protein yields MSMDRVAWSSLYNITTAKSGSKPFSKETLKRVMAFAAPHKGKLIAFVIASIAGAFLAVATPVLAGQVVDAIIANAGVGTVIWLAVLIAIVAVGEAGVGLLTRWLSSIIGEGVIVDLRTRVFDHVQRMPIAFFTRTRTGALVSRLNNDVIGAQSAFAGTLSGVVSNVVALALTLAVMLNTSWLVTVLAMVLLPIFLIPARRMGSKLADLRREAAAHNAAMGTQMTERFSAPGATLVKLFGRPDEESREFADRAGRVRDIGIRTAMLQFTFVTALTLVSALALALVYGLGGWLALGGQLAPGDVVVLALLLTRLYAPLTALSNARVEIMSALVSFERVFEILDLEPLITEKPDAVSVPAGPVAVEFDNVRFSYPSADKVSLASLEEVSTLDTRGGEEVLHGVSFRVEPGQTVALVGSSGAGKSTVAQLLSRLYDVDSGAVRLGGQAPGTGVDVRDVRFDSLRDTLGMVTQDGHLFHETIASNLRLARPDATEEDMWDVLKRARLETMIRSLPDGLETVVGERGYRLSGGERQRLTIARLLIKQPRVVILDEATAALDSTNEAAVQAALGEALEGRTAVVIAHRLSTIRAADAILVVEDGRIVERGTHAELLAADGRYAELYQTQFAEATAVAQEAVPEL; encoded by the coding sequence ATGAGCATGGACCGCGTGGCCTGGAGCTCGCTGTACAACATCACCACCGCCAAGTCCGGCTCCAAGCCGTTCTCGAAGGAAACGCTGAAACGGGTGATGGCTTTTGCCGCCCCGCACAAGGGCAAGCTCATTGCCTTCGTCATCGCGTCGATCGCGGGAGCGTTCCTGGCTGTCGCAACTCCGGTCCTTGCGGGCCAGGTGGTTGATGCGATCATCGCCAACGCCGGGGTAGGAACGGTTATCTGGTTGGCTGTCCTGATCGCGATCGTGGCCGTGGGTGAAGCAGGCGTAGGCCTGCTGACGCGGTGGTTGTCATCGATCATTGGCGAGGGCGTCATCGTGGACCTGCGCACCCGGGTCTTTGACCACGTGCAGCGCATGCCCATCGCGTTCTTCACCCGGACCCGGACGGGTGCGCTGGTGAGCCGCCTGAACAACGACGTCATCGGGGCCCAGTCTGCCTTCGCGGGCACCTTGTCCGGCGTAGTCAGCAACGTGGTGGCGTTGGCCCTGACACTGGCAGTCATGCTCAATACGTCCTGGCTGGTCACTGTGCTGGCCATGGTGCTGCTGCCGATCTTCCTGATTCCTGCACGGCGCATGGGTTCCAAGCTGGCGGACCTCCGCCGTGAAGCTGCCGCCCACAACGCCGCCATGGGAACCCAGATGACGGAAAGGTTCTCCGCGCCCGGCGCCACTTTGGTGAAGCTGTTTGGCCGGCCGGATGAAGAGTCCCGTGAATTCGCCGACCGCGCGGGACGCGTCCGGGATATCGGTATCCGCACAGCAATGCTGCAGTTCACGTTCGTCACGGCGCTGACATTGGTTTCGGCGTTGGCCCTGGCCTTGGTCTACGGTCTGGGCGGCTGGCTGGCCCTCGGCGGCCAGCTGGCGCCGGGCGACGTTGTGGTCCTGGCGCTCCTGCTGACCCGGCTGTACGCTCCGCTGACGGCCCTGTCCAACGCGCGCGTGGAAATCATGAGTGCTCTGGTCAGCTTTGAGCGCGTTTTCGAAATCCTGGACCTGGAGCCCCTCATCACCGAGAAGCCGGACGCGGTTTCCGTGCCTGCAGGTCCGGTGGCGGTTGAGTTCGATAACGTCCGTTTCTCCTACCCGTCGGCGGACAAAGTTTCCCTGGCCTCCCTTGAGGAGGTGTCCACGTTGGACACCCGTGGCGGCGAGGAAGTGCTGCACGGTGTCAGTTTCCGGGTAGAGCCCGGCCAGACGGTGGCCTTGGTGGGTTCCTCCGGAGCGGGCAAGTCCACGGTGGCCCAGTTGCTCTCCCGGTTGTACGACGTCGATTCCGGTGCTGTCCGGTTGGGTGGCCAGGCCCCCGGGACAGGCGTGGACGTCCGTGACGTCCGCTTCGATTCCCTGCGTGACACCTTGGGCATGGTCACCCAGGACGGTCACCTGTTCCACGAAACCATTGCCTCCAACCTTCGCCTTGCCCGCCCCGACGCCACCGAAGAGGACATGTGGGACGTGCTCAAGCGGGCCCGCCTGGAAACAATGATCCGCTCACTGCCCGACGGCCTGGAGACGGTAGTGGGAGAGCGGGGCTACCGGCTCTCCGGCGGCGAACGGCAGCGGCTCACCATTGCCCGGCTGCTCATCAAGCAGCCGCGCGTCGTCATCCTCGACGAGGCAACGGCCGCGCTGGACTCCACCAACGAAGCCGCCGTCCAGGCGGCCCTGGGGGAGGCGCTTGAGGGACGTACCGCCGTCGTGATTGCGCACCGGCTGTCCACCATCCGCGCCGCCGACGCCATTTTGGTGGTTGAGGACGGCAGGATCGTGGAGCGCGGTACGCATGCCGAGCTGCTGGCCGCCGACGGACGCTACGCCGAGCTGTACCAAACCCAGTTCGCGGAAGCCACGGCGGTAGCCCAGGAAGCAGTCCCGGAGTTGTAA
- a CDS encoding NUDIX hydrolase, translated as MNLIIVSAVCVYNEAGHLLTVRKRGTDKFMHPGGKPEAGETAAQAASRELLEEVGIDVPPEELQPVGVWLATAANEAETTIEATVFTAPGIWLAHPSAEIAEIRWLDLHAPLPGDLAPLLTDHVLPALTTPR; from the coding sequence ATGAACCTGATCATTGTCAGCGCAGTCTGCGTCTACAACGAAGCCGGGCACCTGCTTACCGTCCGGAAGCGCGGAACGGACAAGTTCATGCACCCCGGTGGCAAGCCAGAAGCCGGCGAAACCGCGGCACAGGCTGCTTCCCGTGAGTTGTTGGAGGAAGTCGGGATCGACGTGCCGCCCGAGGAGCTCCAGCCCGTGGGTGTTTGGCTGGCTACGGCCGCCAACGAGGCTGAAACCACCATTGAAGCCACCGTGTTCACAGCCCCCGGCATCTGGCTTGCACACCCTTCCGCGGAGATCGCCGAGATCCGCTGGCTGGACCTCCATGCGCCGCTGCCCGGGGACCTTGCCCCGCTCCTGACCGACCACGTGCTGCCGGCCCTCACCACACCCCGGTAG
- a CDS encoding amino acid ABC transporter substrate-binding protein: protein MNSLRTRRTVLAATLASVALALSACGGGSSPAQSGGDTSLSDVKSKGELVIATEGTYRPFTFHAEGAGDLTGFDVEIARAVADKLGVKATFQETQFDGIFAGLEAKRFDTIANQISINDERKAKYEFSTPYTVSTGVVVTKSDNNSINSFADLKGKTTAQSLTSNFYKMAVEAGANVQAVEGWAQSATLVQQGRVDATVNDKLTYLDYAKTTPDSGLKVAAEAPDKTESAFVFRKGSTELSTAVSKALADLQSDGTLAKISTKYFGADVTK, encoded by the coding sequence ATGAACAGCCTTCGCACCCGCCGCACAGTCCTCGCTGCCACACTGGCCTCGGTCGCCCTCGCACTTTCCGCCTGCGGTGGCGGGTCCTCTCCTGCCCAGTCCGGCGGAGACACCTCCCTCTCGGACGTGAAGTCCAAAGGCGAGCTCGTTATCGCCACCGAAGGCACCTACCGCCCGTTCACTTTCCATGCCGAGGGCGCCGGGGACCTGACAGGGTTCGACGTCGAGATCGCACGGGCAGTGGCCGACAAGCTTGGCGTGAAGGCAACGTTCCAGGAAACCCAGTTCGATGGCATCTTCGCGGGCCTGGAAGCCAAGCGCTTCGATACCATCGCGAACCAGATCTCCATCAATGACGAACGCAAGGCCAAGTACGAGTTCTCCACGCCGTACACCGTGTCCACCGGCGTGGTGGTCACCAAGTCCGATAACAACAGCATCAACAGCTTCGCCGACCTCAAGGGCAAAACCACCGCCCAGTCGCTGACCAGCAACTTCTACAAGATGGCTGTCGAAGCCGGCGCGAACGTCCAGGCAGTTGAGGGGTGGGCCCAGTCGGCCACGCTCGTTCAGCAGGGACGCGTGGATGCCACGGTGAACGACAAGCTCACCTACCTCGATTACGCGAAGACCACCCCCGACTCCGGTTTGAAGGTCGCAGCTGAGGCGCCGGACAAGACCGAGAGCGCCTTCGTTTTCCGCAAGGGATCCACGGAACTCAGCACGGCCGTGAGTAAGGCCCTCGCCGATCTCCAGTCCGACGGAACGCTGGCGAAGATCTCCACCAAGTACTTCGGCGCGGACGTCACCAAATAG